A window from Dehalobacter sp. DCA encodes these proteins:
- a CDS encoding glycosyltransferase family 4 protein, translating to MRILLLTQYFPPEKGAAQVRLWELAKGLRNQGNTVTVVTAFPNHPTGIIPDEYRGKVFAREDMEGIVVLRTCIYPVKRGRFWLRLLNYFSFVFSAFLGICRSGPQDLIVVESPPLFIGFTAVITSFFKRAPYIFNVSDLWPESAVQLGLVTNKQLIGMCEWLERCFYRKAFKLSAQTQGIVEGLKKKGVKAEDILFLPNGVDTELFTPRPKDVVLEQQLELEGKYVILYAGTMGYAHGIETALEAADLMRAEPEIFFLFVGDGSERPRLEQIAREKDLPNVRFIDFQPLEEIPRYYSLSSISLSTLRRYKLSEGVRPSKVFPAMASGQPLIYVGEGEGAEIVKESGGGVVLEPENPKILAETVLRLKADPETCRVLSEKGREYVIRHYSWDSIVRNWLEQLHLKKA from the coding sequence ATGCGTATTTTGCTTTTGACGCAGTATTTTCCGCCGGAGAAGGGGGCAGCTCAGGTAAGGCTCTGGGAGCTGGCCAAAGGCCTGCGGAACCAGGGGAATACGGTTACGGTCGTGACAGCCTTTCCGAACCATCCCACCGGGATCATCCCAGATGAATACCGGGGGAAAGTGTTTGCGCGTGAGGATATGGAAGGGATCGTTGTTCTGAGAACCTGCATCTATCCAGTGAAGCGGGGCAGATTCTGGCTGCGTTTGCTGAACTATTTTTCTTTTGTGTTTTCCGCTTTTTTAGGGATCTGCCGCAGTGGTCCTCAAGACCTGATCGTTGTGGAATCTCCGCCGCTTTTTATCGGTTTTACAGCTGTCATTACTTCTTTCTTCAAAAGAGCACCCTATATCTTCAATGTCTCCGATCTGTGGCCGGAATCCGCAGTGCAGCTCGGACTTGTCACGAATAAACAGCTTATCGGCATGTGTGAGTGGCTGGAACGCTGTTTTTACCGCAAGGCATTTAAGCTTTCGGCGCAGACTCAGGGGATTGTGGAAGGGTTGAAAAAGAAAGGGGTCAAAGCTGAAGATATCTTATTCCTGCCTAACGGCGTGGATACCGAACTATTTACACCAAGGCCCAAAGACGTGGTATTGGAACAGCAACTCGAACTTGAGGGGAAATATGTGATCCTGTATGCTGGGACGATGGGGTACGCTCATGGGATTGAGACAGCGCTTGAGGCCGCCGATCTGATGCGTGCCGAGCCGGAAATATTTTTTCTGTTTGTCGGCGACGGGTCCGAAAGACCGCGGCTCGAACAGATCGCCCGGGAAAAGGATCTGCCCAATGTCCGCTTCATCGATTTCCAGCCGCTCGAAGAGATTCCACGTTATTATTCGCTGAGCAGTATCAGTCTTTCGACCCTCAGACGCTATAAGCTCTCGGAAGGGGTAAGGCCTTCCAAAGTATTTCCGGCGATGGCCAGCGGTCAGCCGCTGATCTATGTCGGAGAGGGTGAAGGCGCAGAGATTGTCAAAGAAAGCGGCGGCGGAGTGGTGCTCGAACCCGAAAATCCCAAGATCCTTGCCGAGACGGTCTTGCGCCTAAAGGCAGATCCGGAAACCTGCAGGGTACTCTCCGAAAAGGGCCGGGAATATGTCATCAGGCACTATTCCTGGGACAGTATCGTCAGAAACTGGCTTGAGCAGCTTCATTTGAAGAAAGCCTAA
- a CDS encoding O-antigen ligase family protein: MLQWPVFVLTIILLGYLAVKKPLWLVPSLAVAVALEISISWYPNLGFLEKILGEVSLTRLTSIVLILAAFSRVFFSEEMRKKLRAVLKDPLTLVLLAFIILGGISVVYSANFGNTVTETIRLLILFAVFISAALLMDKERALLPFKAVHIMALLLALVSFYEGITGNLIWQGDKLLIEQTLRVNATFVDPNIFARYIILGIASNFVLQIYTRERSHRLIYMACLAVLLAELVLTGSRGGFLTLLAILIATLIFLPNKKAVLWVLGLGALCGAIVIFLRPEIWERMLTITKGFAYSSEQRLYLWKAAIAIFKDHPLIGTGLGTFETVFKQSYFEFMNIPGGAIRSHTTILTIASELGAVGLAVLTAIWAAILYRLAKLFSLGHDYLGMFQEQNQYFAGTGYVLWAATVFISSQAEGRFFEDPIFWLSCGMLVVLKLSRKYRLELD; encoded by the coding sequence ATGCTTCAGTGGCCGGTATTCGTGTTGACCATCATACTTCTTGGTTACCTGGCTGTCAAAAAGCCGCTATGGCTCGTGCCGTCTCTGGCAGTGGCAGTCGCGCTGGAAATATCGATTAGCTGGTATCCTAACCTTGGCTTTTTGGAAAAAATTTTGGGAGAAGTCTCCCTGACCAGGCTTACCAGTATTGTTCTGATCCTGGCGGCATTTTCCCGCGTGTTTTTTTCGGAGGAGATGCGCAAAAAGCTTAGAGCGGTTCTAAAAGATCCACTGACGCTTGTTTTATTGGCTTTTATCATTCTTGGTGGGATAAGTGTTGTATACTCCGCCAACTTTGGCAACACTGTTACTGAAACCATCCGGCTGCTGATTTTATTTGCTGTGTTTATCTCTGCCGCACTTTTGATGGATAAAGAACGCGCCCTGCTGCCTTTCAAAGCCGTACATATCATGGCACTCCTGCTTGCGCTGGTCAGTTTCTATGAAGGAATTACGGGGAACCTGATCTGGCAGGGAGACAAATTGCTGATTGAGCAGACGCTGCGTGTCAATGCTACCTTTGTCGACCCCAATATTTTTGCACGTTACATCATCCTCGGGATTGCGTCGAATTTTGTTCTGCAGATTTATACCCGGGAAAGAAGCCATAGACTGATTTATATGGCGTGTCTGGCCGTCCTGCTGGCAGAATTAGTACTAACCGGTTCCCGCGGTGGATTCCTGACGCTTCTGGCAATTCTGATTGCTACTTTGATCTTTTTGCCGAACAAAAAGGCTGTTCTCTGGGTTCTTGGTTTAGGTGCCCTTTGCGGGGCGATTGTGATCTTCCTGCGCCCGGAGATCTGGGAGAGGATGCTGACGATAACGAAGGGTTTCGCATATTCGAGCGAGCAGCGTTTATACCTCTGGAAGGCTGCAATAGCAATATTCAAGGACCATCCGCTGATTGGGACCGGACTTGGCACTTTCGAGACTGTGTTTAAACAGAGTTATTTTGAGTTTATGAATATCCCCGGCGGAGCGATACGCTCCCACACCACCATTCTGACGATTGCTTCGGAACTGGGGGCCGTGGGGTTGGCCGTACTCACAGCGATCTGGGCAGCGATCCTGTACAGGCTGGCCAAATTGTTCAGCCTCGGACATGATTACCTTGGTATGTTTCAGGAGCAAAACCAATACTTTGCAGGCACGGGCTATGTGCTGTGGGCTGCAACCGTATTTATCAGCTCTCAAGCTGAGGGACGCTTCTTTGAGGATCCGATATTCTGGCTCAGCTGCGGGATGCTAGTTGTATTGAAGCTTTCGCGGAAGTACCGGCTGGAGCTTGACTAA
- a CDS encoding flippase translates to MDTRLIAKNAAALGISGVLAKAIAAVVGIFVTRYLGPGPFGDYSTAYAFVGTFILFAELGISQLMVQDCSRNLAELPRYFGNTLFVKTVISIVCFLLMVIFMFPAGYNTSTKEMVVVLGVAVSFNALNQSVYNYYQAVQKLYLAAAFQFLTTFLIGGLTIAVIFTGMGVVAITFTHLFTYILISVLLFFALRREIRPRVERSSLMLMVRNGLPFGIHRIFYNVFFQLSILVLSLTASNVEVGIYSAAYKLVLMLIFLPSLMTSALYPVLYQLGETDKDGHRNTTEKVFKLLSGIGIPGSILIFVLAGPLTTWLYAGKFDESIPILMIVSWFFALECMSFSLGDVLTTTNHQWQRTIVQGSALVLMFILIMVLNPLFGISGTAYALIIVEIFIFCGYYLLVRKGVYKIRIWRQLPSIMLASLLMAGTAWLTNSFHPLISAVMAGIIYCLALVILDRDFRKIGGFVIQKGLRK, encoded by the coding sequence TTGGATACCCGCCTGATCGCTAAAAATGCTGCGGCCCTGGGAATATCAGGAGTACTTGCCAAGGCCATTGCCGCCGTGGTGGGTATATTTGTTACCCGCTACCTTGGCCCAGGACCATTTGGAGATTACTCCACAGCGTACGCGTTCGTCGGAACGTTTATTCTGTTTGCGGAGCTTGGAATCAGCCAGCTCATGGTGCAGGATTGTTCGAGGAACCTGGCCGAATTGCCGCGGTATTTCGGCAACACGCTGTTTGTCAAGACCGTAATCTCCATTGTGTGTTTTCTATTAATGGTTATCTTTATGTTCCCGGCCGGATACAATACGTCGACCAAAGAAATGGTTGTCGTTTTGGGCGTGGCTGTATCTTTCAATGCGCTGAATCAGTCGGTCTATAACTATTATCAAGCCGTTCAGAAGCTCTACCTGGCTGCAGCGTTCCAGTTTTTGACCACATTTCTGATCGGAGGACTGACCATTGCGGTGATCTTTACCGGTATGGGGGTCGTCGCAATTACGTTTACACATTTGTTTACGTATATACTGATTAGTGTGCTCCTGTTTTTTGCCCTCAGAAGGGAAATCAGGCCGCGCGTTGAACGGAGCAGCCTGATGCTGATGGTCAGGAACGGATTGCCGTTTGGGATTCACCGGATATTTTATAACGTCTTTTTTCAGCTCAGCATTCTGGTTTTGTCACTGACGGCCAGCAATGTCGAGGTAGGGATTTATTCCGCGGCGTACAAGCTTGTCCTGATGCTGATCTTCCTGCCGAGTCTAATGACCAGCGCGCTTTATCCTGTGCTGTATCAGCTCGGGGAAACGGATAAGGACGGTCATCGTAATACGACTGAAAAGGTCTTCAAGTTGCTTTCCGGGATTGGGATCCCAGGTAGCATTCTGATTTTTGTTTTAGCAGGACCGCTGACAACATGGCTGTATGCCGGAAAATTCGATGAATCGATTCCGATCCTGATGATCGTGTCCTGGTTCTTTGCACTGGAATGCATGAGCTTTTCCCTCGGCGATGTCCTGACAACAACCAACCACCAGTGGCAAAGAACCATCGTGCAGGGTTCTGCGCTTGTACTGATGTTTATTCTGATTATGGTCCTGAATCCGCTGTTCGGGATCAGCGGTACAGCGTATGCGCTGATCATTGTCGAGATCTTTATCTTTTGCGGATACTACCTGTTGGTCCGAAAAGGGGTTTATAAGATTCGGATCTGGCGCCAGCTGCCATCAATCATGCTTGCTTCCTTACTGATGGCAGGGACCGCCTGGTTGACAAACAGCTTTCATCCGCTGATATCTGCTGTAATGGCTGGAATCATTTATTGCCTGGCGCTCGTGATATTGGACAGGGATTTCCGGAAGATCGGTGGATTTGTTATTCAAAAGGGTCTTCGAAAATAA
- a CDS encoding glycosyltransferase family 4 protein has translation MKICILTTGHPALDNRIFYKQALSLKKKYNDITLIVPDERTEYLEQGIRIIGVPRAGSLYGRFKLGDTVVAKAIELQPDICHFHDFELIYKVLKIKKALPACKLIYDVHEHYPDMMRMSRKIPRMLRPLATFLVDKSELYYAKKFDQIITADGAVKDRFAGRNPRVDVIYNFTEFIPPEADASSKETELPEKEYDAIYQGDITLERGVYMTVQAIKLLKEKYPDIRMVFVGPFNDAEGKELVTQYIEENDLSKNILFTGRVPHVEVQEYIRKSRVGVVTLLPLPKYFKNIPIKQFEYMSCGIPVVGSNLPPIQHFLTSYNSGIIVDPTRPEDIAKGLGILLADPRLCKEMGDNGIKAVRQEYNWGKMEEKLLKIYSRFEN, from the coding sequence TTGAAAATATGCATTCTTACAACAGGCCATCCAGCTCTCGATAACCGAATATTTTACAAGCAAGCTTTGTCTCTTAAGAAAAAATATAATGACATTACCCTGATCGTTCCTGATGAGAGAACTGAATATCTGGAACAGGGAATCCGGATCATTGGCGTGCCAAGAGCGGGGTCTCTTTACGGCCGCTTTAAGCTCGGGGATACCGTTGTTGCCAAAGCGATCGAACTTCAACCGGATATCTGCCATTTCCACGACTTTGAACTGATCTACAAAGTGTTAAAGATTAAAAAAGCACTGCCTGCGTGCAAGCTAATTTACGATGTCCACGAGCATTACCCGGACATGATGCGCATGTCCAGGAAGATCCCGCGGATGTTGAGGCCCTTGGCTACTTTTTTGGTCGATAAAAGTGAACTGTATTATGCTAAAAAATTTGATCAGATCATCACGGCTGACGGTGCGGTCAAAGACCGGTTTGCGGGCAGGAATCCCAGAGTTGATGTGATCTATAATTTTACGGAATTTATACCGCCGGAAGCTGACGCTTCGTCAAAAGAAACGGAGCTCCCGGAAAAGGAATACGATGCCATTTACCAGGGGGATATTACCCTTGAGCGCGGCGTATATATGACCGTCCAGGCTATCAAGCTGCTGAAGGAGAAGTATCCGGACATCCGGATGGTTTTTGTCGGTCCTTTTAACGACGCTGAAGGCAAAGAACTTGTCACCCAATACATAGAAGAAAATGATCTGAGCAAAAATATCCTTTTCACAGGACGGGTGCCCCATGTCGAGGTCCAGGAGTATATCCGAAAGTCCAGGGTTGGCGTTGTTACGCTGCTGCCGCTGCCCAAATATTTTAAGAACATACCGATTAAACAGTTTGAATACATGAGCTGCGGCATCCCTGTTGTCGGCAGCAATCTTCCTCCGATCCAGCATTTTTTGACCAGCTACAACAGTGGGATCATTGTTGATCCGACCAGACCTGAGGATATTGCCAAGGGTCTCGGCATCCTGCTGGCTGATCCCCGACTCTGCAAAGAAATGGGTGATAACGGCATCAAGGCTGTCAGACAAGAATACAACTGGGGCAAGATGGAGGAAAAACTGCTTAAGATTTACAGCAGATTTGAGAATTAA
- a CDS encoding glycosyltransferase family 4 protein, with protein MKILVISHMYPSSQNPAYGIFIHKQVKALQDQGCKIKVVSPVPYAPWPLPTLQPKWRAYASIPDHEVVDGVEVYYPRYLEFPRSYFLEQSGYFMYRGIRRQVAQIRRDFPFELIHAHVALPDGHAAFLLKKDDGVPLVVTIHGQDFQSTMSKNEKCRRRLFEVLEGTDRIITVSSKLKNIIRDQAFFSKTEVINNGIDLNDCVPPPDIFPGHHSDRHGFSADILSTDRSENILSTDSSGISGNTRKEIRILSVSNLKKTKGIDLNLRVVSSLAGKYPLLKYFIAGDGEERKALEDLTESLKLKDKVVFLGKLAHPEVMKEMAGADIFCLPSWQEGFGVVYIEAMAQGLPVIGVRGEGIEDALIHGQNGLLVAPRNVEDLTGALDSLLRDPVYCRRLGKAGRQTVLDRFTWSNNAARTAGVYQGLIGGRKV; from the coding sequence GTGAAGATATTAGTGATCTCTCATATGTATCCTTCATCTCAGAATCCGGCTTACGGCATTTTCATTCATAAGCAGGTTAAAGCGCTGCAGGATCAAGGCTGCAAGATTAAAGTTGTATCGCCTGTGCCTTATGCGCCCTGGCCTCTGCCGACACTCCAGCCGAAATGGCGGGCCTATGCCTCGATACCTGATCACGAAGTAGTGGACGGAGTTGAAGTATACTATCCGCGTTATCTCGAGTTTCCGCGCTCATATTTCCTGGAGCAGTCGGGCTATTTCATGTACCGGGGAATCCGCAGGCAGGTCGCGCAGATTCGCAGGGATTTTCCATTTGAGCTGATTCATGCCCATGTGGCCCTTCCTGACGGCCATGCGGCATTCTTGTTAAAGAAAGACGATGGTGTGCCGCTTGTGGTTACCATCCACGGGCAGGATTTCCAGTCGACAATGTCTAAAAATGAAAAATGCCGCCGGAGACTGTTTGAGGTACTGGAAGGTACGGATAGGATCATTACAGTCAGCTCCAAACTGAAGAACATCATTAGGGACCAAGCTTTTTTCTCGAAGACAGAGGTTATCAATAATGGTATCGACCTGAATGACTGTGTACCGCCGCCGGATATTTTTCCCGGCCATCATTCAGATAGGCACGGTTTTTCCGCTGATATTCTCAGCACAGATCGTAGCGAAAATATTCTAAGTACTGATAGCAGCGGCATTTCCGGTAATACCCGAAAAGAAATCAGGATCCTGAGTGTTTCAAATCTGAAGAAAACCAAGGGCATTGATCTGAATCTCCGGGTGGTTTCATCTCTGGCCGGAAAATATCCTTTACTCAAATATTTTATTGCAGGGGACGGGGAAGAGAGAAAAGCCCTGGAGGATCTGACTGAAAGTCTAAAACTCAAGGATAAGGTTGTCTTCCTAGGGAAACTTGCTCACCCTGAAGTGATGAAAGAGATGGCTGGGGCCGATATTTTCTGTCTGCCAAGCTGGCAGGAAGGCTTTGGCGTCGTCTATATTGAAGCGATGGCCCAGGGGTTACCGGTTATCGGTGTCCGCGGCGAAGGGATCGAAGATGCATTGATCCATGGCCAAAACGGTCTGCTTGTCGCTCCCCGGAATGTCGAAGATCTCACCGGAGCACTTGATTCACTGCTCAGAGATCCTGTTTATTGCCGAAGGCTCGGTAAGGCAGGCAGGCAAACGGTGCTTGACCGGTTTACCTGGTCGAATAATGCGGCCCGAACAGCCGGAGTCTATCAAGGTTTAATAGGAGGCAGGAAAGTTTGA
- a CDS encoding O-antigen ligase family protein, whose amino-acid sequence MFWNNGITRRNETRLFILAMAMLSAMILPSFPIHPSLPNIRLDELLLFGVFGLNILLFAAKGFRFSPEEKQQLLKRKQEHKWILLIFVLLVFSYAISNIYGVIIKGAGYYGLRDVMELVTFCKYYLAVTLALSINLRTEEFDFLGKAFLGGLAFLIIFGWGQHFNVLNMNTWLSPYFDQQHWQLLLVGNPARVQGTFDNPNFFGIFTVMTLAYLTVRYYFGEDHEKFPVLLFILIGFVIKLEFLTISRTALVCIGLLFLILSIWAFSYHRHNKKVLVKIAALFVLTAVLFLTASGDFFYRLQEGLDFSNSTSFQGHLDRWGKAIGSIWDSPVFGWGTQKYVMTTLVDNEYALYARRYGFFGLAIYLSFFLLPFILGIRNLRAKIAASGRGLVFSQPMQFMAAYAAVLPSIFVFNIMAGIFYNLQLMTFFAICMGLAYNSFAEQRGINDTSLRSLSSLK is encoded by the coding sequence ATGTTTTGGAATAACGGCATTACGAGAAGGAATGAAACCAGGCTTTTTATTTTAGCAATGGCCATGCTTTCAGCAATGATCCTGCCTTCATTTCCTATTCATCCTTCTCTTCCAAATATTCGATTGGACGAGCTGCTGCTCTTCGGTGTCTTTGGCCTGAACATCCTGCTGTTTGCAGCGAAAGGATTCCGCTTCAGTCCCGAAGAAAAACAGCAGTTGTTAAAACGCAAACAAGAACATAAGTGGATTCTGCTGATTTTTGTTTTACTCGTATTCTCCTACGCCATTTCCAACATCTATGGCGTGATCATCAAAGGAGCAGGTTATTACGGTCTCCGGGATGTCATGGAACTGGTGACATTCTGCAAATATTATCTGGCCGTAACGCTGGCCTTATCCATCAATCTGCGTACAGAGGAATTTGACTTCCTGGGCAAGGCTTTCCTCGGAGGCCTAGCTTTTCTGATTATTTTCGGCTGGGGACAGCATTTCAACGTGCTGAATATGAATACCTGGCTGTCGCCCTATTTTGACCAGCAGCATTGGCAGCTGCTTTTGGTCGGCAATCCGGCCAGGGTGCAGGGTACCTTTGACAACCCGAATTTCTTCGGGATATTTACTGTGATGACGCTAGCTTATCTGACCGTTCGCTATTATTTCGGTGAAGATCACGAAAAATTTCCGGTTCTGCTGTTTATTTTGATCGGCTTTGTGATCAAACTGGAATTCCTGACGATATCGCGGACAGCCCTGGTCTGTATTGGGTTGCTTTTCCTTATTTTAAGCATCTGGGCGTTTAGTTATCACCGGCATAATAAAAAAGTACTGGTTAAAATAGCGGCGCTGTTTGTGTTGACGGCAGTTCTTTTCCTGACAGCCTCAGGTGATTTCTTCTACAGGCTGCAGGAAGGACTCGACTTTTCCAACAGTACTTCTTTCCAGGGCCACCTCGACCGCTGGGGAAAGGCAATCGGCAGCATTTGGGATTCTCCGGTCTTTGGCTGGGGTACGCAGAAATACGTGATGACAACACTGGTAGACAATGAGTATGCGTTGTATGCCAGAAGGTATGGTTTTTTCGGACTGGCGATCTATCTGAGCTTCTTTTTGCTCCCGTTTATTCTTGGTATCAGAAACCTTCGCGCTAAGATTGCTGCCTCAGGACGGGGGCTCGTATTCAGCCAGCCGATGCAGTTCATGGCTGCGTATGCCGCAGTGCTGCCGTCCATCTTTGTGTTTAACATCATGGCAGGTATATTCTATAATCTTCAGTTGATGACTTTCTTTGCAATTTGTATGGGTCTGGCTTATAATTCGTTTGCGGAGCAAAGGGGGATAAACGATACATCCTTAAGATCCCTCAGTTCCCTCAAGTAA
- a CDS encoding DegT/DnrJ/EryC1/StrS family aminotransferase — MSIPLLDLKAQYLSIKEEIDQAVLGVLDSCHFILGPNVKAMEEKTAAYCGTKHAVAVANGTDALVLALKACGIAQGDEVITTPFTFFASAEAVASLGATPVFVDIDPVTLNMDIDQLESKITSRTKAIIPVHIFGQMVNMDKVMDLAQKYELKIIEDAAQAIGAEFKGKRAGACGTAGTFSFFPTKNLGGYGDGGMVVTNCDEIAEKVRLFRFHGSKTKYFHEEIGYNSRLDEIQAAILRVKFQYLDKWNKARRQKAELYDSLLKPLADQEKLILPGRDPEAYQVFHLYVMRVQQREKVMEKLKEAGIASAVYYPLPLHLQKAFAYLGYKAGDFPEAEKASEHALAIPCYPELTSQQQEEIVHVINDCLIPS; from the coding sequence GTGTCAATTCCACTTTTGGATTTAAAGGCGCAGTACTTATCGATAAAAGAAGAGATTGATCAGGCGGTACTCGGGGTTCTGGACTCCTGTCATTTCATTCTCGGACCGAATGTGAAAGCAATGGAGGAAAAAACAGCAGCGTACTGCGGGACAAAGCACGCTGTTGCTGTTGCCAATGGTACGGATGCACTTGTACTGGCTCTCAAAGCCTGCGGCATTGCACAGGGTGATGAAGTCATCACGACGCCGTTTACTTTTTTTGCTTCGGCAGAGGCAGTTGCGAGTCTCGGGGCAACACCTGTATTCGTAGATATTGATCCGGTCACGCTGAATATGGATATTGACCAATTGGAAAGTAAAATTACCTCCAGGACAAAGGCGATTATTCCTGTTCATATTTTTGGCCAGATGGTCAATATGGATAAGGTCATGGACCTGGCCCAAAAATATGAGCTTAAGATTATAGAGGATGCAGCCCAGGCGATTGGTGCCGAATTTAAGGGCAAAAGAGCCGGAGCTTGCGGAACAGCTGGAACGTTTAGCTTTTTCCCGACCAAGAACCTCGGCGGCTATGGTGATGGCGGCATGGTGGTGACCAACTGCGATGAAATTGCGGAAAAGGTCAGACTGTTCCGTTTCCATGGTTCCAAGACAAAATATTTCCATGAAGAGATTGGCTATAACAGCAGGCTGGACGAGATCCAGGCTGCTATTCTCCGCGTCAAGTTTCAGTATCTGGATAAATGGAACAAAGCCCGCAGGCAAAAAGCCGAACTCTACGACAGCCTGCTTAAACCGTTGGCAGATCAGGAGAAACTGATCCTTCCCGGCAGAGACCCGGAAGCCTATCAGGTGTTCCATCTGTATGTCATGAGAGTCCAGCAGAGAGAAAAAGTCATGGAGAAATTGAAGGAAGCAGGCATTGCTTCAGCGGTCTATTATCCGCTTCCGCTCCATCTGCAGAAAGCTTTCGCGTATTTGGGCTATAAGGCCGGTGATTTCCCTGAGGCCGAAAAGGCCAGCGAACATGCACTGGCGATCCCGTGTTATCCCGAACTGACCTCGCAGCAGCAGGAAGAAATCGTACATGTTATCAACGATTGTTTAATACCTAGCTAA
- a CDS encoding N-acetyltransferase yields MAAEIHSGAVIAASAMIGKQVSIAPFCVIGENVVIEDGAILEPGCVLADGVKVGKDVKLGCHVTLGNQAVLEAGVTAGDHTVVYPGTVIGEGTFIGSNSAVGRPPRAAATSTVKNTENLPPLKVGKKCTIGCSSVIYSGTELGDGVFIGDRALVRERCTLGEKVVVGSGSAVENNTRIGSFTKIQTGSYITAYMEIEENVFIAPMVTTTNDNYMGRTEKRFKHIKGAVIRRAARIGGGAILLPGIEVAEETFVAAGSLITKDTVAGKVYKGFPAKAVRDVPEDELI; encoded by the coding sequence TTGGCAGCTGAAATTCATTCCGGAGCGGTTATCGCGGCTAGCGCTATGATTGGGAAACAGGTAAGTATCGCTCCTTTTTGCGTAATAGGGGAGAATGTCGTGATTGAAGACGGGGCAATACTGGAGCCGGGGTGTGTACTGGCGGATGGAGTGAAGGTTGGTAAAGATGTTAAACTTGGATGCCATGTCACCTTGGGAAATCAGGCAGTTTTGGAAGCCGGGGTTACCGCAGGGGATCATACCGTGGTATATCCGGGGACGGTGATTGGAGAAGGTACGTTTATCGGCAGCAATTCCGCCGTAGGGCGTCCGCCGCGCGCAGCAGCAACCAGTACGGTCAAAAACACGGAAAACCTGCCGCCGCTTAAAGTTGGCAAAAAGTGTACCATTGGCTGCTCATCAGTGATCTACTCCGGTACAGAGCTCGGCGACGGGGTCTTTATCGGAGACAGGGCCTTGGTCCGGGAACGTTGCACGCTTGGTGAGAAAGTCGTTGTCGGCAGCGGCAGTGCTGTCGAAAATAATACCAGGATCGGATCTTTTACGAAGATCCAGACAGGCTCCTACATTACCGCATATATGGAGATTGAAGAAAATGTCTTCATTGCGCCGATGGTGACAACGACGAATGACAATTATATGGGGCGGACCGAAAAACGTTTTAAACATATCAAGGGAGCCGTAATCCGCAGGGCAGCGCGGATCGGAGGAGGAGCAATCCTGCTTCCGGGCATCGAAGTCGCGGAAGAGACATTTGTCGCGGCAGGTTCGCTCATTACAAAAGATACAGTTGCCGGGAAGGTCTACAAAGGATTTCCTGCCAAAGCCGTCCGGGATGTCCCGGAAGATGAGCTGATCTAG
- a CDS encoding Gfo/Idh/MocA family protein gives MTEDKIVFGVIGCGRIAPKHTESIIAIPGAELAAVCDIVPERAEDFASKYKAQPYLDYHDLLKREDIDIVTIATPSGSHAEIGIAAARAGKHVMVEKPMSMTLREADLLIRTCRENGVKLAVIHQNRFNKSIKLLKNALEAGRFGKLTHGQATVRWNRGMDYYLQAPWRGTKLQDGGVLMNQSIHNIDLLQWMFGPVESVFGYTHTALRNIEMEDVAGAVLKFKNGAIGLIEAASTIYPKNIEETLNVFGETGSAVIGGIAVNRVEVWEFPGSEAEKQQIFAAQETDPPDVYGFGHREIIEDMIQAVRTGGIPAVPGEEGRKALEIILSIYKCQETGVPVKLPLIED, from the coding sequence TTGACAGAAGACAAAATAGTATTTGGCGTAATCGGATGCGGAAGAATTGCCCCGAAACATACGGAATCAATTATAGCTATCCCCGGCGCAGAGTTGGCGGCTGTCTGTGACATTGTGCCGGAAAGGGCTGAAGATTTTGCCAGCAAGTACAAGGCGCAGCCGTATCTGGATTATCACGATCTTTTGAAGAGAGAAGATATCGATATTGTCACGATCGCAACCCCGAGCGGAAGCCATGCGGAGATCGGGATTGCAGCGGCCAGGGCCGGCAAACATGTGATGGTTGAGAAGCCCATGTCTATGACGCTCCGCGAAGCAGATCTGCTGATCCGGACCTGCAGGGAGAACGGCGTCAAACTGGCGGTCATTCACCAGAATCGTTTTAACAAATCAATTAAATTACTGAAAAACGCTTTGGAAGCAGGACGTTTTGGGAAACTGACACACGGTCAGGCGACAGTCCGCTGGAACCGGGGCATGGACTATTATCTGCAGGCACCTTGGAGAGGGACCAAACTGCAGGATGGCGGCGTCCTGATGAATCAGTCCATTCATAACATTGATTTATTACAATGGATGTTTGGTCCTGTGGAATCCGTTTTTGGCTATACCCATACCGCGTTAAGAAATATTGAAATGGAAGATGTCGCCGGAGCGGTACTGAAGTTTAAGAACGGCGCAATCGGGCTGATTGAGGCTGCTTCCACGATTTATCCAAAGAATATCGAGGAAACGCTGAACGTTTTTGGGGAAACAGGCTCAGCTGTGATCGGCGGGATTGCAGTGAACCGCGTCGAAGTATGGGAATTTCCAGGCAGCGAAGCTGAAAAACAGCAGATATTCGCTGCCCAGGAGACCGATCCGCCTGACGTGTACGGATTTGGCCACCGGGAAATCATTGAGGATATGATCCAAGCAGTCAGGACCGGCGGGATTCCGGCAGTTCCTGGTGAAGAGGGACGGAAGGCACTTGAAATCATTTTATCCATCTATAAATGCCAGGAAACCGGGGTACCGGTTAAACTTCCGTTAATTGAAGATTAA